Proteins from a single region of Sporosarcina sp. P33:
- the purN gene encoding phosphoribosylglycinamide formyltransferase, producing the protein MNKVKIAVFASGSGSNFAALEEACRAGRIPADIVLMVTDKPDAYVNERAQQAGIPIAAFCPREFETKQAYEQAVLEALQETGAEWLILAGYMRLIGPVLLSAYPERIINIHPSLLPSFPGKDAIGQAVAAGVKVTGVTVHLVDEGMDTGPILAQRAVDVIDGDEVKTASAIHAVEHELYTETLQSLFKK; encoded by the coding sequence ATGAATAAAGTGAAAATTGCAGTATTCGCTTCAGGAAGCGGAAGCAACTTTGCTGCTTTGGAAGAAGCTTGCCGCGCAGGGCGCATCCCGGCTGACATTGTTTTGATGGTGACAGACAAACCGGATGCATATGTCAATGAACGGGCGCAGCAGGCCGGTATTCCAATTGCCGCGTTTTGTCCGCGTGAATTTGAGACGAAACAGGCGTATGAGCAGGCTGTACTGGAAGCATTACAGGAAACAGGTGCAGAATGGCTGATATTGGCCGGCTATATGCGGCTGATCGGTCCTGTGTTACTGTCTGCATATCCAGAGCGAATCATTAACATTCATCCATCACTGCTGCCTTCATTTCCGGGCAAAGATGCAATTGGACAAGCAGTTGCTGCCGGTGTCAAAGTAACGGGTGTCACCGTTCATCTTGTAGACGAAGGGATGGATACAGGCCCTATTCTTGCACAGAGGGCAGTTGACGTTATTGACGGCGATGAAGTGAAAACAGCTTCCGCCATTCATGCCGTTGAACACGAATTATACACAGAAACATTGCAGAGCCTATTTAAAAAATGA
- the purM gene encoding phosphoribosylformylglycinamidine cyclo-ligase, producing the protein MSKAYEKAGVNIEAGYESVERMKSHVARTSRKGVAGAFGGFGGMFDLSALEYKEPVLISGTDGVGTKLKLAFMADRHDTIGIDCVAMCVNDIVAQGAEPLYFLDYVALGKAVPEKVEAIVKGVADGCVQSGAALIGGETAEMPGLYEEDEYDLAGFAVGACEKSKLVTGERVQEGDVLVGIASSGIHSNGYSLVRHIVFEQLGADISSTIEGYEGLGTVAEALLKPTKIYAKPVLEMHQKLDVHSMGHITGGGFFENLPRMFSDGFGVEVDLGAWPVLPVFQMLKEKGELTDRDLYSVFNMGIGFVVALPEAEAEKAIEIAKAHGEDAYVIGRVTKSEGVTFIGEHDGTLSK; encoded by the coding sequence ATGTCAAAGGCATATGAAAAAGCGGGAGTCAATATTGAAGCTGGCTATGAGTCAGTGGAACGGATGAAGTCTCACGTAGCACGAACATCCCGTAAAGGGGTGGCAGGTGCATTTGGCGGGTTCGGCGGAATGTTTGATCTATCTGCGCTTGAATATAAGGAACCCGTTCTGATTTCAGGAACGGACGGCGTCGGGACAAAGCTGAAATTAGCTTTCATGGCTGACCGTCATGATACGATCGGGATCGACTGTGTGGCAATGTGCGTCAATGATATCGTAGCGCAAGGTGCAGAACCATTGTATTTCCTTGACTATGTAGCACTTGGGAAAGCAGTTCCTGAAAAAGTAGAGGCAATCGTCAAAGGTGTGGCGGACGGCTGTGTGCAATCAGGCGCTGCATTGATAGGCGGAGAAACAGCTGAAATGCCGGGGCTTTACGAAGAAGATGAGTACGACTTGGCTGGTTTCGCTGTCGGTGCTTGTGAAAAAAGTAAACTCGTAACAGGCGAGCGTGTACAAGAAGGAGACGTATTGGTTGGTATCGCGTCTAGCGGAATCCACTCAAATGGTTATTCTTTGGTGCGCCATATTGTATTTGAACAACTGGGTGCCGACATCAGCAGTACGATTGAAGGCTATGAGGGGTTGGGGACAGTGGCGGAAGCATTACTGAAACCAACAAAGATCTATGCAAAGCCGGTACTTGAAATGCATCAAAAACTGGACGTTCATTCCATGGGGCATATTACGGGCGGCGGATTCTTTGAAAACCTTCCGCGCATGTTTTCAGATGGCTTTGGAGTGGAAGTAGATTTGGGTGCATGGCCAGTACTTCCTGTATTCCAGATGCTGAAAGAAAAAGGCGAATTAACTGACCGCGATCTATATAGCGTATTCAATATGGGTATCGGATTTGTCGTGGCGCTGCCGGAAGCGGAAGCTGAAAAAGCCATTGAAATTGCAAAAGCTCATGGCGAAGATGCTTATGTGATCGGACGTGTAACCAAGTCAGAAGGCGTGACGTTCATTGGTGAACACGACGGGACATTATCAAAATGA